Proteins found in one Candidatus Nitrosocosmicus arcticus genomic segment:
- a CDS encoding OB-fold nucleic acid binding domain-containing protein translates to MTMKINELTNDMRHVTIEGKIEKISEPRTVNLRAGGSALVADAMISDDTGSIKLSLWDDQIKMVKEGDKISIENGYTQAFRGENSLNIGRYGKIAVMDE, encoded by the coding sequence ATGACAATGAAGATAAATGAACTAACAAATGATATGAGGCATGTTACGATTGAAGGTAAGATCGAAAAAATTAGTGAACCTAGGACAGTAAATTTGCGTGCGGGAGGCTCGGCGCTTGTTGCTGATGCTATGATCTCCGATGATACCGGGAGCATTAAGCTATCGTTATGGGATGATCAAATAAAAATGGTTAAAGAGGGAGATAAAATATCAATTGAGAATGGGTATACCCAAGCTTTTAGGGGGGAGAATAGTCTGAACATTGGACGATATGGAAAGAT